One Streptomyces sp. NBC_00223 genomic window carries:
- a CDS encoding Ig-like domain-containing protein, whose protein sequence is MSSAPVALASSTTSATVVSDSPSKDQRIATLTTALSNITAKLAAGGKNPQAYGNTDLRDIFSHHIDSLWKQGVDGAGTTIALMEGWEDPNIQTSMNALDDVIGLPHAEISTVYPSGSLPATCPAGMVALGSYGSCSAWQGELRLDVQAAHMLAPYAKIVIVATPSDSEIVGDASSEVAMPEMVKGMEYVSQNHLADVMSISDGSSETDYSRGKAEITAQDIGGIIAAANEVPIINATGDCGAAQNLTTATKQCGTVSSGPASATWGDSPWITAIGGVRPSHTAPCPPCANDTFPLDPIEGAGLSEIYTRPSYQDGIANISGSKMRSVPDLTMNSQDGTSEAAPLFAAVVALATQVHGSPLGAINQMLYEKLAKNPTANGIVDVTTGNNTYKTIPGYYAAPGYDVASGWGTVDASKFVPALAAAAADGNPMTAQAKAAQHDLENTIALSPSTTVAPTGMVNITSTGFLPDHPVKLSLDGNPLATVTADTSGNFSYAFTPNGKSLTAGKHTITVNSMLLQQTADFTVKSAAGNGPVITSPTDGSISGGKTPTVTGTGTAGATVKVTDESGKTVCSAVVAADGTWSCTPSADLAPGSHTLTATQTDTSGNVTVSATTVGVTIAYGTATEQIKTDVTQQGGLTVSVDNSAAVVLPTPTLTTDASALSTSGDINPVTVTDTRTQSPGWNVVGQVGNFSNGSGGTISAGYLGWTPKVLDFANGEVVTPGAVVAPGTNGGLGKSQQLATAGAGSANGTAHVGATLNLLAPTSTQVGNYTATMTLTAI, encoded by the coding sequence TTGTCCAGCGCACCGGTTGCCCTGGCCAGCAGCACCACCAGCGCGACAGTGGTGAGCGACAGTCCGAGCAAGGACCAGCGCATAGCCACGCTCACCACCGCGCTCAGCAACATCACCGCCAAGCTCGCCGCCGGCGGCAAGAACCCGCAGGCGTACGGCAACACCGACCTGCGGGACATCTTCTCCCACCACATCGACTCGCTGTGGAAGCAGGGAGTCGACGGCGCGGGCACCACGATCGCGCTCATGGAGGGTTGGGAAGACCCCAACATCCAGACCAGCATGAACGCGCTCGACGACGTGATCGGGCTGCCGCACGCCGAGATCTCCACGGTCTACCCGAGCGGCTCGCTGCCCGCCACCTGTCCCGCGGGCATGGTGGCGCTCGGCTCGTACGGCTCGTGCAGCGCCTGGCAGGGCGAACTCCGCCTGGACGTCCAGGCGGCGCACATGCTGGCGCCGTACGCCAAGATCGTGATCGTCGCGACGCCGTCCGACAGCGAGATCGTCGGTGACGCCTCCAGCGAGGTCGCGATGCCCGAGATGGTCAAGGGCATGGAGTACGTCAGCCAGAACCACCTGGCCGACGTGATGTCCATCAGCGACGGCAGCAGCGAGACGGACTACAGCCGCGGCAAGGCGGAGATCACCGCGCAGGACATCGGCGGGATCATCGCCGCTGCCAACGAGGTCCCGATCATCAACGCCACCGGCGACTGCGGTGCCGCGCAGAACCTGACCACGGCGACCAAGCAGTGCGGCACGGTCTCCTCCGGACCGGCGTCGGCGACCTGGGGTGACTCGCCCTGGATCACCGCGATCGGTGGCGTCCGTCCGTCGCACACCGCTCCGTGCCCGCCGTGCGCCAACGACACCTTCCCCCTCGACCCCATCGAGGGCGCGGGCCTGTCGGAGATCTACACCCGTCCGAGCTACCAGGACGGCATCGCCAACATCAGCGGCAGCAAGATGCGCTCGGTTCCCGACCTCACCATGAACAGCCAGGACGGCACCTCCGAGGCCGCCCCGCTGTTCGCCGCTGTGGTCGCCCTGGCGACGCAGGTCCACGGTTCGCCGCTCGGCGCCATCAACCAGATGCTGTACGAGAAGCTGGCCAAGAACCCCACGGCCAACGGCATCGTGGACGTGACCACCGGTAACAACACCTACAAGACGATCCCGGGCTACTACGCGGCTCCGGGCTACGACGTGGCCTCGGGCTGGGGCACGGTCGACGCCAGCAAGTTCGTGCCGGCGCTCGCCGCCGCCGCGGCGGACGGCAACCCGATGACCGCTCAGGCCAAGGCCGCCCAGCACGACCTGGAGAACACGATCGCCCTGTCGCCGTCCACCACCGTGGCGCCGACCGGCATGGTCAACATCACCTCCACCGGTTTCCTCCCCGACCACCCGGTCAAGCTGTCCCTCGACGGGAACCCGCTGGCCACCGTCACGGCGGACACCTCGGGCAACTTCAGCTACGCCTTCACCCCGAACGGCAAGTCGCTCACGGCCGGCAAGCACACCATCACCGTGAACAGCATGCTGCTCCAGCAGACCGCGGACTTCACCGTGAAGTCCGCGGCGGGCAACGGTCCGGTCATCACCTCTCCGACGGACGGCTCGATCAGCGGGGGCAAGACCCCGACCGTCACGGGCACCGGCACCGCCGGCGCCACCGTGAAGGTGACCGACGAGTCCGGCAAGACCGTGTGCTCGGCCGTCGTGGCCGCTGACGGCACCTGGTCCTGCACCCCCTCGGCCGACCTGGCTCCCGGCAGCCACACGCTGACCGCGACCCAGACCGACACGTCCGGCAATGTGACCGTCTCCGCGACCACCGTCGGTGTGACGATCGCTTACGGCACTGCCACCGAGCAGATCAAGACCGATGTCACCCAGCAGGGTGGCCTGACGGTCAGCGTGGACAACTCGGCCGCCGTCGTGCTGCCGACCCCGACGCTGACCACCGACGCCTCCGCGCTCTCCACCAGCGGCGACATCAACCCGGTCACCGTCACCGACACCCGGACCCAGAGCCCGGGCTGGAATGTGGTCGGCCAGGTCGGCAACTTCAGCAACGGCTCCGGCGGCACGATCTCGGCCGGATACCTCGGCTGGACGCCGAAGGTGCTCGACTTCGCCAATGGTGAGGTCGTCACCCCCGGCGCGGTCGTCGCCCCCGGCACCAACGGCGGTCTGGGCAAGTCCCAGCAGCTCGCCACCGCCGGCGCCGGCTCCGCCAACGGCACCGCCCACGTCGGCGCCACGCTCAACCTGCTCGCCCCCACCAGCACCCAGGTGGGCAACTACACGGCCACGATGACGCTCACCGCCATCTGA
- a CDS encoding WxL protein peptidoglycan domain-containing protein, whose product MLVQRIADTNRPKGRRLRRLAAGLAALLALLLATAISTDAAVAAPTSPSPSTSESPGQPPTGTTAPGKPSPNAVAWSIQGAGKHKVDTRPTFTYQDFKPGTAREDFVAVDNFSAKPLDLTVYPSDAFNTETGGFDVLTAAQKNVDVGSWIRLAKTAVRVPARSTVIIPFTIAAPRNATPGFHVGGIVASSSSTALDSKGNNVRVDRRVGMRIYLQVSGPLHPTLTVKNMSVNFHGGWSPDRPGSATVSYTVANTGNVPLQAKQTLGTEGLFGVFSKTTKAADVPLLLPGNSIKLTSKLSDIWPGGRLRVKVDLAPYTSIITLASTPAHGSGQTSVWAVPWTWLIALLVVLAIVALYVLRWRKRRKAAKAPKDAAKDGAKGASKDASGDGSKEATKEGTKEGSKEGSKDASDGSAAGVKDGSKAAKAATVSESAPADAESAPAAEPEVQAHAAAEASDTPEADPEPEAEAKADSDGGTGPDSDPDSAEKAAPSA is encoded by the coding sequence ATGCTGGTACAGCGGATTGCCGACACGAATCGTCCGAAGGGTCGCCGCCTCCGGCGGCTGGCGGCGGGCCTGGCCGCGCTGCTGGCCCTGCTGCTCGCGACAGCAATATCGACGGACGCTGCGGTCGCCGCACCAACGTCGCCGTCCCCGTCCACCAGCGAGTCGCCGGGGCAACCGCCGACCGGCACGACGGCACCCGGCAAGCCCTCGCCGAACGCGGTCGCCTGGTCGATCCAGGGGGCCGGCAAGCACAAGGTCGACACCCGGCCGACCTTCACGTATCAGGACTTCAAGCCGGGAACCGCGCGTGAGGACTTCGTCGCGGTCGACAACTTCAGCGCCAAGCCGCTTGATCTGACGGTGTACCCGAGTGACGCCTTCAACACCGAGACCGGTGGATTCGACGTACTGACCGCCGCCCAGAAGAACGTGGACGTGGGCAGCTGGATCCGGCTGGCGAAGACCGCGGTCCGGGTCCCGGCCCGCTCGACGGTCATCATCCCGTTCACCATCGCCGCGCCGCGCAACGCCACTCCCGGATTCCATGTCGGCGGCATCGTGGCCTCCTCGTCGAGCACCGCGCTCGACTCGAAGGGGAACAACGTCCGGGTCGACCGCCGGGTCGGGATGCGCATCTACCTCCAGGTCTCGGGTCCGCTGCACCCGACGCTGACGGTCAAGAACATGTCCGTGAACTTCCACGGCGGCTGGAGCCCGGACCGCCCCGGTTCCGCGACGGTCAGCTACACCGTGGCCAACACCGGCAATGTCCCCCTCCAGGCGAAGCAGACCCTGGGTACGGAGGGGCTGTTCGGCGTGTTCTCCAAGACCACCAAGGCCGCGGACGTCCCGCTGCTGCTGCCGGGCAACTCCATCAAGCTGACCTCGAAGCTCTCGGACATCTGGCCGGGCGGACGGCTTCGGGTGAAGGTCGATCTCGCGCCCTACACCTCGATCATCACGCTCGCGTCGACGCCGGCCCACGGCAGCGGGCAGACGAGCGTGTGGGCCGTGCCGTGGACCTGGCTGATCGCCCTGCTGGTCGTCCTGGCGATCGTCGCGCTGTACGTCCTCCGTTGGCGGAAGCGGCGCAAGGCCGCGAAGGCGCCCAAGGACGCGGCGAAGGACGGCGCGAAGGGCGCGTCCAAGGACGCGAGCGGGGACGGTTCCAAGGAGGCTACGAAGGAGGGTACGAAGGAGGGGTCCAAGGAAGGGTCCAAGGACGCCTCCGACGGGTCCGCGGCGGGCGTGAAGGACGGGTCGAAGGCCGCGAAGGCCGCGACGGTGTCCGAGTCCGCGCCGGCCGACGCGGAGAGCGCGCCTGCCGCCGAGCCGGAGGTCCAGGCGCACGCGGCGGCCGAGGCGTCGGACACGCCCGAGGCCGATCCCGAGCCTGAGGCCGAGGCGAAGGCCGACTCCGACGGGGGCACCGGACCCGACTCCGACCCCGACTCCGCCGAGAAGGCCGCGCCTTCGGCGTGA
- a CDS encoding diaminopimelate decarboxylase, which translates to MTDELGIRRGHALRAAVEQGLVGEEEPVVGLLDITGIEHSARALHAAFATPGTAVTHTFAVKAASLVPVLALLGECGLGAEVASPGELALARAAGIPADRTVLDSPAKTPAELREALAFGIAVNVDNPRELARIDALLAGAPSSSPVGLRVNPQVGGGSIGAMSTATATSKFGVALRDPGAEEWVLRAYAERPWLNRLHTHTGSQGVPLALMAAGVRAAYELAERINAAAGRQQITVLDIGGGLPVNFGSDETTPAFADYAAVLRTEVPGLFDGRYGIVTEFGRSLLAKNGTVLARVEYAKSAGGRAIAVTHAGAQVATRTVFVPEAWPIRVLALDATGVEKHGEPVVQDVAGPCCFAGDLVARARPLPLLDAGDHVALLDTGAYYFSNHFAYNSLPRPAVHGYTAHPDGSVDFAPVRTAQTREELLAESGGGLPPLRRGLR; encoded by the coding sequence ATGACGGATGAGCTGGGAATACGGCGGGGACACGCACTGCGCGCGGCGGTGGAGCAGGGGCTGGTAGGCGAGGAGGAGCCGGTGGTCGGACTGCTCGACATCACGGGCATCGAGCACTCCGCCAGAGCGCTGCACGCCGCGTTCGCCACCCCGGGCACGGCCGTCACCCACACCTTCGCCGTGAAGGCAGCCTCCCTCGTACCCGTCCTGGCGCTGCTCGGGGAGTGCGGGCTGGGCGCGGAGGTCGCCAGCCCCGGTGAACTCGCCCTCGCCCGCGCCGCCGGCATCCCCGCCGACCGTACGGTCCTGGACTCCCCCGCCAAGACCCCGGCCGAACTGCGCGAGGCGCTCGCGTTCGGCATCGCGGTCAACGTGGACAACCCGCGGGAACTCGCCCGCATCGACGCGCTGTTGGCCGGGGCGCCCTCGTCCTCCCCGGTCGGGCTGCGGGTCAACCCGCAGGTCGGCGGCGGCAGCATCGGCGCGATGAGCACCGCCACGGCCACCTCGAAGTTCGGGGTCGCGCTGCGCGACCCGGGCGCCGAGGAGTGGGTGCTGCGGGCGTACGCCGAGCGGCCGTGGCTCAACCGGCTGCACACGCACACCGGCTCGCAGGGGGTCCCGCTCGCGCTGATGGCGGCGGGCGTCAGGGCCGCGTACGAGCTGGCCGAGCGGATCAACGCGGCCGCCGGACGCCAGCAGATCACCGTCCTGGACATCGGCGGCGGACTGCCGGTCAACTTCGGCTCCGACGAGACGACCCCCGCCTTCGCGGACTACGCGGCGGTGCTGCGTACGGAGGTCCCCGGGCTCTTCGACGGGCGCTACGGCATCGTCACCGAGTTCGGCCGCTCCCTGCTCGCCAAGAACGGCACGGTGCTGGCCCGCGTCGAGTACGCCAAGTCGGCCGGCGGCCGGGCGATCGCGGTCACCCACGCGGGCGCGCAGGTCGCCACCCGTACGGTCTTCGTCCCCGAGGCGTGGCCGATCCGGGTGCTCGCGCTCGACGCCACGGGCGTGGAGAAGCACGGCGAGCCGGTCGTCCAGGACGTGGCCGGGCCCTGCTGCTTCGCGGGCGACCTGGTCGCCCGGGCCCGTCCGCTGCCGCTGCTCGACGCGGGCGACCATGTGGCCCTGCTGGACACCGGCGCCTACTACTTCTCCAACCACTTCGCGTACAACTCGCTGCCCCGGCCCGCCGTCCACGGCTACACCGCGCACCCCGACGGCAGCGTCGACTTCGCGCCGGTCAGGACGGCCCAGACCCGGGAGGAACTGCTCGCGGAGAGCGGCGGCGGACTGCCGCCGCTGCGCCGCGGGCTCCGGTGA
- a CDS encoding MurR/RpiR family transcriptional regulator yields the protein MSSAEGADAGAEDDARADEGVDSAEGASTRLLKLFEAHRLTPTQRRIAHCLVRRSAEASFMSSVEVAELAGVSQPSVTRFAVALGFDGYPSLRRYLREVAPVRSAPEATAYNEYQQAVHAEIENLRHLAALLADPEPVTRAGAVLAASRPLPVLGLRAAGAQARGFAYFASKVHPDVRLLDEGGTMLADRIDAAVRAGASALMCFALPRHPREVVDALAYAREVGLMVVTVADSAFAPVAAHSDLLLPAAVGTGLSFDTACAPMLLGQVLLESMCDELPDAQARLEEFDAHAVVRGLFVD from the coding sequence ATGAGTAGCGCGGAGGGCGCGGACGCGGGTGCGGAGGACGACGCGCGCGCGGACGAGGGCGTGGATTCGGCGGAGGGCGCTTCCACGCGGCTGCTCAAGCTGTTCGAGGCACACCGCCTGACGCCCACTCAGCGGCGGATCGCGCACTGCCTGGTCCGCAGATCCGCCGAGGCGTCCTTCATGTCCAGCGTCGAGGTGGCCGAACTCGCGGGGGTCAGCCAACCGTCCGTCACCCGGTTCGCCGTCGCCCTCGGCTTCGACGGGTATCCGTCGCTGCGCCGGTATCTGCGCGAGGTCGCACCCGTGCGCAGCGCGCCGGAGGCCACCGCGTACAACGAGTACCAGCAGGCCGTGCACGCGGAGATCGAGAACCTGCGGCACCTCGCCGCGCTGCTCGCCGACCCGGAGCCGGTCACCAGGGCCGGGGCTGTACTAGCCGCGTCCCGGCCGCTGCCGGTGCTGGGGCTGCGGGCGGCCGGCGCGCAGGCCCGCGGCTTCGCGTACTTCGCGTCCAAGGTGCACCCGGACGTGCGGCTGCTCGACGAGGGCGGCACGATGCTCGCCGACCGGATCGACGCCGCCGTGCGGGCGGGCGCGAGCGCGCTGATGTGCTTCGCGCTGCCCCGGCACCCGCGCGAGGTGGTCGACGCGCTGGCGTACGCGCGGGAGGTGGGGCTGATGGTGGTCACCGTCGCCGACAGCGCGTTCGCGCCGGTGGCGGCGCACAGCGATCTGCTGCTGCCCGCCGCCGTCGGGACCGGGTTGTCCTTCGACACCGCGTGCGCGCCGATGCTGCTCGGGCAGGTGCTGCTGGAGTCGATGTGCGACGAACTTCCGGACGCTCAGGCGCGGCTGGAGGAGTTCGACGCGCACGCCGTGGTGCGCGGCCTGTTCGTGGACTGA
- a CDS encoding PH domain-containing protein: MSSGGSGAVAEGVSGERVFRASPYRMLWFFSPILLFFVVPRVVFGDPVFGRTCWEIFGLCVVVFPFVMVPFGWTVVGERGVTVRRAFRTRHLDWDDIGAVELRSHSLHLLLVLTGRDTGRAETVLTFVQKAERRLLVETIVSRVPPEAVRTDELLLRVLGREAA, from the coding sequence ATGAGTTCAGGTGGTTCGGGCGCCGTGGCCGAAGGGGTGTCCGGTGAGCGGGTCTTCCGGGCGTCGCCCTACCGGATGCTCTGGTTTTTCAGCCCGATCCTGCTGTTCTTCGTTGTGCCGCGTGTCGTGTTCGGCGACCCGGTGTTCGGCCGGACCTGCTGGGAGATCTTCGGCCTGTGTGTGGTGGTGTTTCCCTTCGTCATGGTGCCCTTCGGGTGGACGGTTGTCGGCGAACGGGGCGTCACCGTGCGCCGGGCCTTCCGGACCAGGCACCTGGACTGGGACGACATCGGCGCCGTGGAGCTCAGGTCGCACAGCCTTCATCTCCTGCTGGTGCTCACCGGGCGCGACACCGGTCGGGCGGAGACGGTGCTGACCTTCGTGCAGAAGGCCGAGCGGCGCCTGCTCGTCGAGACGATCGTCTCCCGGGTCCCGCCGGAAGCCGTCCGCACGGACGAACTGCTGCTCCGGGTCCTCGGCCGGGAGGCCGCCTGA
- a CDS encoding MMPL family transporter encodes MFHRIGRTVVRHPVWTIVAWVIAAVAIVATAPSLPSNSDESSFLPSHYESIQAANLQEKAFPAAFTPSAIVLYERTDGGVLTDTDKADVARITTELGNKKIDQVQNIVAGKPSDNGKFDIASVQMDKKSAGQPKQSDAAKKLRDESQTLAKGTNLTVKLGGQAAQALDQQDSSKTSDALALVGSLLIIIITLLIIFRSPIIAVLPLVVLVAVVFMIANALIADATKIFGLQANSSVSALLIVVVLGVGTDYFLFLMFRYRERLRAGDEPKEAMINSVARVGEAIASAAGAVIIAFLALTLSTLGFLRQMGPALAILVAVTLVAGLTLFPAICSLIPPRILFWPGKKWHQEPSDARFAAIGRTLARRPAMVAVVSGLVMVLLALGTLGYKASFDLASGSMPKTKESMVVQDTLQKAYSAGAAEPTSVYLTSTTGKTLDGVDLNGYGDKLKKIDGVADVSLDPASGLSKDHKTANFTVTLKYEAATGKAIDTVGDVRDTAHADAPAGTKALVGGMSSIYKDINAAVDHDYKTVFPIAALLIMVILGLLLRSVVAPWYLMASVGLGFGATLGATVLLFQHGSNSTGLVFLLPIIMYLFVVAIGTDYNILMIARLREEAREGRSPREAASMALRHAGPTIAAAGFILAATFATLMLSGNSLLTEMGFAVAFGIVVAAFVMAMFFTPSLTALMGHAAWWPGRADRGAAEVAGGPSGPAVAEGQGDPRDAELDSGRR; translated from the coding sequence ATGTTCCACCGCATCGGACGCACCGTCGTCCGCCATCCCGTCTGGACGATTGTCGCGTGGGTCATCGCCGCCGTCGCGATCGTCGCCACCGCGCCGAGTCTGCCGTCCAACAGTGACGAGAGCAGCTTCCTGCCCAGCCACTACGAGTCGATCCAGGCGGCGAATCTCCAGGAGAAGGCGTTCCCCGCCGCCTTCACGCCGTCCGCGATCGTCCTTTACGAACGCACCGACGGAGGTGTGCTGACCGACACCGACAAGGCCGATGTCGCGCGCATCACCACCGAACTCGGTAACAAGAAGATCGACCAGGTCCAGAACATCGTGGCGGGCAAGCCGTCCGACAACGGCAAGTTCGACATCGCCAGCGTCCAGATGGACAAGAAGAGCGCCGGCCAGCCGAAGCAGTCCGACGCGGCGAAGAAGCTGCGCGACGAGTCCCAGACGCTCGCCAAGGGCACGAATCTGACGGTGAAGCTCGGTGGTCAGGCCGCGCAGGCCCTCGACCAACAGGATTCGTCCAAGACCTCGGACGCGCTGGCCCTGGTCGGCTCGCTGCTGATCATCATCATCACTCTGCTGATCATCTTCCGATCGCCGATCATCGCGGTGCTGCCACTGGTGGTGCTGGTGGCGGTCGTCTTCATGATCGCCAACGCGCTGATCGCGGACGCCACCAAGATCTTCGGACTCCAGGCGAACAGTTCGGTCTCCGCGCTGCTGATCGTGGTGGTGCTCGGCGTCGGCACGGACTACTTCCTCTTCCTGATGTTCCGTTACCGGGAACGGCTGCGGGCGGGTGACGAGCCCAAGGAAGCCATGATCAACAGCGTGGCCCGGGTCGGCGAGGCCATCGCCTCGGCGGCCGGCGCGGTGATCATCGCCTTCCTCGCGCTGACCCTCTCCACGCTCGGCTTCCTGCGGCAGATGGGCCCGGCGCTGGCCATCCTGGTCGCGGTGACCCTGGTCGCGGGCCTGACCCTCTTCCCGGCGATCTGCTCGCTGATCCCGCCGCGCATCCTGTTCTGGCCCGGCAAGAAGTGGCACCAGGAGCCCTCGGACGCCCGCTTCGCGGCCATCGGCCGCACCCTGGCCCGCAGGCCCGCCATGGTGGCGGTCGTCTCCGGCCTGGTGATGGTCCTGCTGGCGCTCGGCACCCTGGGCTACAAGGCGTCCTTCGACCTGGCCTCCGGCTCCATGCCGAAGACCAAGGAGTCGATGGTCGTCCAGGACACCCTGCAGAAGGCGTACTCGGCGGGCGCCGCCGAGCCGACCTCGGTCTACCTCACCAGCACCACCGGCAAGACGCTCGACGGTGTGGACCTGAACGGGTATGGCGACAAGCTGAAGAAGATCGACGGCGTCGCGGACGTCAGCCTCGACCCGGCGTCGGGCCTGAGCAAGGACCACAAGACCGCCAACTTCACGGTCACGCTGAAGTACGAGGCGGCCACAGGCAAGGCCATCGACACCGTCGGCGACGTGCGCGACACGGCGCACGCCGACGCGCCGGCAGGAACCAAGGCCCTGGTCGGCGGCATGTCCTCGATCTACAAGGACATCAACGCGGCCGTCGACCACGACTACAAGACGGTCTTCCCGATCGCCGCGCTGCTCATCATGGTGATCCTGGGGCTGCTGCTGCGCAGCGTGGTCGCGCCGTGGTACCTGATGGCGTCGGTGGGCCTCGGCTTCGGCGCCACGCTGGGCGCGACCGTGCTGCTCTTCCAGCACGGCAGCAACAGCACCGGTCTGGTGTTCCTGCTGCCGATCATCATGTATCTGTTCGTGGTCGCGATCGGCACGGACTACAACATCCTGATGATCGCCCGGCTCCGCGAGGAGGCCCGTGAGGGCCGCAGCCCTCGCGAGGCGGCCAGCATGGCGCTGCGGCACGCCGGGCCGACGATCGCCGCGGCCGGCTTCATCCTGGCGGCGACCTTCGCCACGCTGATGCTGTCCGGGAACTCGCTGCTCACGGAGATGGGATTCGCGGTCGCCTTCGGCATCGTGGTCGCCGCGTTCGTGATGGCGATGTTCTTCACGCCGAGCCTCACCGCGCTGATGGGGCACGCGGCGTGGTGGCCGGGGCGCGCGGACCGCGGCGCGGCCGAGGTGGCCGGCGGCCCGTCAGGGCCGGCGGTGGCCGAGGGGCAGGGGGATCCGCGGGACGCGGAGCTGGACTCCGGGCGGCGCTGA
- a CDS encoding AMP-binding protein, which yields MPDTPVLTALHGAADRADAVTVAGRSCSYEELLGAAGAVARRVAGRKAFAVDATASLETVAAVVGGLLAGVPVVPVAPDAGPAEREHVLADSGAELLAVDFAERADFAGEPAGDAALVLYTSGTTGPPKGVLISRSAIAADLDALAAAWQWTAEDTLVHGLPLFHVHGLVLGVLGALRTGSRLVHTGRPTPQAYAAAGGSLYFGVPTVWHRVAQDEAAARALSGARLLVSGSAPLPAPVFERLRTLTGHEPVERYGMTETLITVSARAAGQRRPGAVGTPLPGITTRIAQAADGIGELQVQGPTLFDGYLGQPEATAAAYTEDGWFRTGDIAAIDADGTHRIVGRASTDLIKSGGYRIGAGEVENVLLAHPAVREAAVVGAPHADLGQQIVAYVVAEGVTAAELTDFVAARLSVHKRPRAVRFLAELPRNAMGKPQKRLLPPV from the coding sequence ATGCCGGACACGCCTGTTCTCACCGCCCTGCACGGGGCAGCGGACCGGGCGGACGCGGTGACCGTGGCCGGCCGGAGCTGCTCGTACGAGGAACTGCTCGGCGCGGCAGGCGCGGTCGCCCGGCGGGTCGCGGGACGGAAGGCGTTCGCCGTGGACGCGACGGCCTCGCTGGAGACGGTGGCCGCCGTGGTGGGCGGGCTGCTCGCCGGGGTGCCGGTCGTACCGGTCGCGCCGGACGCGGGGCCGGCCGAGCGCGAGCACGTGCTGGCCGACTCGGGCGCCGAGTTGCTGGCCGTGGACTTCGCCGAGCGGGCCGACTTCGCGGGGGAGCCGGCCGGGGACGCCGCCCTGGTGCTCTACACCTCGGGGACGACCGGGCCGCCCAAGGGGGTGCTGATCTCGCGGTCCGCGATCGCCGCCGACCTGGACGCCCTCGCGGCCGCGTGGCAGTGGACGGCCGAGGACACCCTGGTGCACGGGCTGCCGCTGTTCCATGTGCACGGCCTGGTGCTGGGCGTGCTGGGCGCGCTGCGGACCGGCAGCCGTCTGGTGCACACCGGCCGGCCGACCCCGCAGGCGTACGCGGCGGCGGGCGGCAGCCTCTACTTCGGGGTGCCCACGGTGTGGCACCGGGTGGCACAGGACGAGGCGGCCGCGCGGGCCCTGTCCGGCGCGCGGCTGCTGGTCTCGGGGAGCGCTCCGCTGCCCGCGCCCGTCTTCGAGCGCCTGCGGACGCTGACCGGGCACGAGCCGGTGGAGCGCTACGGCATGACGGAGACACTGATCACCGTGAGCGCGAGGGCCGCGGGGCAGCGGCGGCCGGGCGCGGTCGGCACCCCGCTGCCGGGGATCACCACCCGGATCGCGCAGGCGGCGGACGGCATCGGGGAGTTGCAGGTGCAGGGCCCCACCCTCTTCGACGGCTACCTCGGGCAGCCGGAGGCGACGGCGGCCGCGTACACCGAGGACGGCTGGTTCCGCACCGGCGACATCGCCGCCATTGACGCGGACGGCACGCACCGGATCGTGGGGCGGGCCTCGACGGACCTCATCAAGTCCGGCGGCTACCGGATCGGCGCGGGCGAGGTGGAGAACGTGCTGCTCGCCCACCCCGCGGTACGGGAGGCGGCCGTCGTCGGCGCGCCGCACGCGGATCTCGGGCAGCAGATCGTCGCCTATGTGGTCGCGGAGGGTGTCACGGCGGCCGAGCTGACGGATTTCGTGGCGGCGCGGCTGTCGGTGCACAAGCGGCCGCGGGCCGTACGGTTCCTCGCCGAACTGCCGCGCAACGCGATGGGCAAGCCGCAAAAGCGGTTGCTGCCGCCGGTGTGA